From a single Micromonospora sp. WMMD1102 genomic region:
- a CDS encoding ornithine carbamoyltransferase — MVRHLISINDLTDEDLRSIVARGVRFRSGQARRERPLHGDVVGVYFRKTSTRTRTAFSSGALRLGAQIVGYGPDDLQLNTGETHADTGRVMSRMLDLLVARTAGDPAELRALADQDRMSVVNAMSADEHPTQALTDLTTMLDHFGRIDGLRVLYVGEGNNSAAALALALTRYAGTHLELRTPPGYGLTEEIVATASAQAARGTATIHRRHDMAELPGGFDVVYTTRWQTTGTSKPDPNWREIFAPFQVGKELWVGSPDAVFMHDLPAHRGEEVTAEVLDGPASIAFEQAENKLHSAMAVLEWCRRGPVDGPPGTGT; from the coding sequence ATGGTGCGGCACCTGATCTCGATAAACGACCTGACCGACGAGGACCTGCGGTCCATCGTCGCCCGGGGGGTGCGGTTCCGGTCCGGGCAGGCCCGGCGGGAACGGCCGCTGCACGGCGACGTGGTCGGGGTGTACTTCCGGAAGACCTCGACCCGGACCCGGACCGCGTTCTCCAGCGGCGCGCTGCGCCTCGGCGCGCAGATCGTCGGGTACGGGCCGGACGACCTCCAGCTCAACACCGGTGAGACGCACGCCGACACCGGCCGGGTGATGTCCCGGATGCTCGACCTGCTGGTGGCCCGCACCGCGGGCGATCCGGCGGAACTGCGGGCGCTCGCCGACCAGGACCGGATGTCGGTGGTGAACGCGATGAGCGCCGACGAGCACCCGACCCAGGCGCTCACCGACCTGACCACGATGCTCGACCACTTCGGCCGGATCGACGGGCTGCGGGTGCTCTACGTGGGGGAGGGCAACAACAGCGCGGCGGCGCTCGCCCTGGCCCTGACCCGGTACGCCGGCACCCACCTGGAGCTGCGCACGCCCCCGGGGTACGGGCTGACCGAGGAGATCGTGGCGACCGCCTCGGCCCAGGCGGCCCGGGGTACGGCGACTATCCACCGGCGGCACGACATGGCCGAGCTGCCCGGCGGCTTCGACGTCGTCTACACCACCCGGTGGCAGACGACCGGCACCAGCAAGCCCGACCCCAACTGGCGGGAGATCTTCGCACCGTTCCAGGTCGGCAAGGAACTCTGGGTGGGAAGCCCGGACGCGGTCTTCATGCACGACCTGCCGGCGCACCGAGGCGAGGAGGTCACCGCCGAGGTGCTGGACGGTCCGGCGAGCATCGCCTTCGAGCAGGCGGAGAACAAGCTGCACAGCGCGATGGCGGTGTTGGAGTGGTGCCGCCGGGGTCCGGTGGACGGACCGCCGGGAACCGGAACGTGA
- a CDS encoding MFS transporter, with translation MPLRRNRDFLLLWAGAAGTMVGARITSIAYPMLVLWYTGSAGNAGLVGAAALLPHLLVQLPAGAFVDRWDRRRLMIFCDLGCLLATGSVALAVLFGRVWVPQLMVVAFVQTSLSVFYQLSERAAVRHLVPAEQLPSALTQNETRGRAAVLVGQPVGGLLFTLARWAPFLFTTLAHLGSLVALLLIRRPFQQPRPTRPGTVRADIAEGVAWLWQQRFLRTVLGFVAISNAVFQALTLVLMVTIRNGGGSAALVGAVIGASGVGGMLGALSGMWWLRRATLRTLVVGGLAAWAVTVPLMAFTTDPVSLAVIFAVNSYVGGLFNVVGGVYLVRITPDPMMGRVGAVATLLASGANFLGALAGGVLLGGAGVRATVLGLSAVMASLVLLAVASPAVRGIARSPDNARMVRRLGRHAAPGRNIVPPAAGGLWLNGAGAGVQRLDGRSIEKV, from the coding sequence GTGCCGCTGCGGCGCAACCGGGACTTCCTGCTGCTCTGGGCCGGGGCGGCCGGCACCATGGTCGGGGCCCGGATCACCTCGATCGCCTACCCGATGCTGGTGCTCTGGTACACCGGCTCGGCCGGCAACGCCGGGCTGGTCGGTGCCGCCGCGCTGCTGCCGCACCTGCTGGTGCAACTGCCGGCGGGCGCCTTCGTGGACCGCTGGGACCGGCGCCGGCTGATGATCTTCTGCGACCTGGGCTGCCTGCTCGCCACCGGCAGCGTGGCGCTGGCGGTACTCTTCGGCCGGGTCTGGGTGCCACAACTCATGGTCGTCGCGTTCGTGCAGACCAGCCTGAGCGTCTTCTACCAGCTCTCCGAGCGGGCCGCCGTCCGGCACCTGGTCCCGGCCGAACAGCTGCCGAGCGCGCTGACCCAGAACGAGACCCGGGGCCGGGCCGCGGTGCTGGTCGGTCAGCCGGTCGGCGGGCTGCTGTTCACCCTGGCCCGCTGGGCGCCGTTCCTGTTCACCACGCTCGCCCACCTCGGCTCGCTCGTCGCGCTGCTGCTGATCCGCCGGCCGTTCCAGCAACCCCGGCCGACCAGGCCCGGCACGGTGCGCGCCGACATCGCCGAGGGCGTGGCCTGGCTGTGGCAGCAGCGGTTCCTGCGTACCGTGCTCGGTTTCGTCGCGATCAGCAACGCGGTGTTCCAGGCGCTGACCCTGGTCCTGATGGTCACCATCCGCAACGGCGGCGGTTCGGCCGCGCTTGTCGGTGCGGTGATCGGGGCCAGCGGGGTGGGCGGGATGCTCGGCGCGCTGAGCGGCATGTGGTGGCTGCGCCGGGCCACCCTGCGGACCCTGGTGGTGGGCGGGCTGGCCGCCTGGGCGGTGACGGTGCCGTTGATGGCGTTCACCACCGATCCGGTCAGCCTGGCGGTGATCTTCGCCGTCAACAGCTACGTCGGCGGCCTGTTCAACGTGGTCGGCGGGGTCTATCTGGTGCGGATCACCCCGGACCCGATGATGGGCCGGGTCGGTGCCGTCGCCACGCTGCTCGCCTCGGGGGCGAACTTCCTCGGCGCACTGGCCGGCGGGGTGCTGCTCGGCGGTGCCGGGGTCCGGGCGACGGTGCTGGGCTTGAGCGCCGTGATGGCCTCGCTGGTGCTGCTCGCCGTCGCCAGCCCGGCGGTGCGGGGGATCGCCAGGAGTCCGGACAACGCCCGGATGGTCCGCCGGCTGGGCCGGCACGCCGCGCCGGGCCGGAACATCGTCCCGCCGGCAGCCGGTGGCCTGTGGCTAAACGGTGCCGGAGCAGGGGTCCAGCGGCTCGATGGCCGCAGTATCGAGAAAGTATAG
- a CDS encoding TauD/TfdA family dioxygenase, translating into MEGHQSWRPMEIDPAAAGVEASPQGLADYLSTTAELDNLLTAEKALVFRGFQVTEETLDPVMDQLLPNRLAYVHGNSPRTKVGKNVYTSTEYPPEFTISMHNELSYAHQWPSRLMFFCHTAAETGGATPVVDAALWLHSLDPQVRAAYAGGVRYTQNLHDGFGLGKSWQDTFETADRDEVEAFLSSTEASWEWKSDGGLRVTQDRPSTTRHPVTGVEVWFNQSDQWHPAALGDDTAKSLAEVLPPDELPQSVTFADGSPIPDEYVIQVRDRGLEAAVDVDWRQGDVLLIDNVLVGHGRRPFTGRRRVLVAMSD; encoded by the coding sequence ATGGAAGGTCACCAGAGCTGGAGACCGATGGAGATCGACCCGGCGGCTGCTGGGGTCGAGGCGAGCCCGCAGGGGCTGGCCGACTACCTCTCGACCACGGCGGAGCTGGACAACCTGCTGACCGCGGAGAAGGCGCTGGTCTTCCGTGGCTTCCAGGTGACGGAGGAGACGCTGGATCCGGTGATGGACCAGCTGCTGCCCAACCGGCTGGCGTACGTGCACGGCAACTCGCCGCGCACCAAGGTGGGGAAGAACGTCTACACCTCCACCGAGTACCCGCCCGAGTTCACCATCTCGATGCACAACGAACTGTCGTACGCCCACCAGTGGCCGTCCCGGCTGATGTTCTTCTGCCACACGGCGGCCGAGACCGGTGGCGCCACCCCGGTGGTCGACGCCGCACTGTGGCTGCACTCGCTGGACCCGCAGGTGCGGGCCGCGTACGCCGGCGGGGTGCGCTACACCCAGAACCTGCACGACGGGTTCGGCCTCGGCAAGAGCTGGCAGGACACCTTCGAGACCGCCGACCGGGACGAGGTCGAGGCGTTCCTGAGCAGCACCGAGGCGAGCTGGGAGTGGAAGTCCGACGGCGGGCTGCGGGTCACCCAGGACCGTCCCTCCACCACCCGGCACCCGGTGACCGGGGTCGAGGTGTGGTTCAACCAGTCCGACCAGTGGCACCCGGCGGCGCTGGGCGACGACACCGCGAAGTCGCTGGCCGAGGTGCTGCCGCCGGACGAGCTTCCGCAGTCGGTCACGTTCGCCGACGGCAGCCCGATCCCCGACGAGTACGTCATCCAGGTGCGTGACCGTGGCCTGGAGGCCGCCGTCGACGTCGACTGGCGACAGGGTGACGTGCTGCTGATCGACAACGTACTGGTCGGCCACGGCCGGCGCCCGTTCACCGGGCGGCGCCGGGTCCTGGTGGCCATGTCCGACTGA
- a CDS encoding TauD/TfdA family dioxygenase — MPYLVTRGSAGAEIGELIRAERAELRKILGERGALLLRGFSVGGVDGFDAVVRALSGPPLTYSERSSPRSTIKGQVYTSTDYPPEEEIFLHNENSYQAVWPLTLYFYCRQAPATRGATPLADIRKVYRSIDPTIREEFVRRGWMVVRNFHGSFGTSWQQIFNTDDRAAVTEYCAVNGIEVEWRDGGGLRTRAVRRPVHTHPVSGETVWFNHATFFHVTTLPKDIREGVLEMFDEEDLPTNTYYGDGGRIPDDVIGHLRDCYRAATTRFDWQYDDVLVVDNMLAAHGREPFTGPRQIAVAMAEPSNA, encoded by the coding sequence ATGCCGTACCTGGTGACCCGCGGGTCGGCCGGGGCCGAGATCGGGGAGCTGATCCGGGCCGAGCGCGCCGAGCTGCGCAAGATCCTGGGCGAGCGGGGTGCGCTGCTGCTGCGCGGCTTCTCCGTCGGCGGTGTCGACGGCTTCGACGCGGTGGTCCGCGCGCTCTCCGGCCCGCCGCTGACCTATTCGGAGCGTTCCTCGCCGCGCAGCACCATCAAGGGCCAGGTCTACACCTCGACCGACTACCCGCCGGAAGAGGAGATCTTCCTGCACAACGAGAACTCGTACCAGGCGGTGTGGCCGCTGACGCTCTACTTCTACTGCCGGCAGGCGCCGGCCACCCGGGGTGCGACCCCGCTGGCCGACATCCGCAAGGTCTACCGGTCGATCGACCCGACCATCCGGGAGGAGTTCGTCCGCCGGGGCTGGATGGTGGTGCGCAACTTCCACGGCTCCTTCGGCACCTCCTGGCAGCAGATCTTCAACACCGACGACCGGGCGGCCGTCACGGAGTACTGCGCGGTCAACGGGATCGAGGTCGAGTGGCGCGACGGCGGCGGCCTGCGGACCCGGGCGGTACGCCGACCGGTGCACACGCACCCGGTCAGCGGCGAGACGGTGTGGTTCAACCACGCGACGTTCTTCCACGTGACGACGCTGCCGAAGGACATCCGGGAGGGCGTCCTGGAGATGTTCGACGAGGAGGACCTGCCGACGAACACCTACTACGGGGACGGCGGCCGGATCCCCGACGACGTCATCGGGCACCTGCGCGACTGCTACCGGGCCGCGACCACCCGGTTCGACTGGCAGTACGACGACGTGCTGGTGGTCGACAACATGCTCGCGGCGCACGGCCGCGAGCCGTTCACCGGCCCTCGGCAGATCGCGGTGGCGATGGCGGAGCCGTCGAACGCCTGA
- a CDS encoding fatty acyl-AMP ligase, with product MGIVGLVERVIRHAGHDPDREAVVLLRWGEREEHSESLRYGELDQAARELAGRLRDRCRPGDRALLLYPTGLEFVKSILGCMYAGVVPVPAPLPDGDKHHLMRATGIALDSDPRIVLTDSASLVTVSDWMSQDGLDRLLCTATDLAGPADPGGWDGPTHISPAGLALLRYTTGSTSDPKGVMISNENLAHNFEIFRDTFSLTPADRCLSWLPLHDGTGLIEMLLEPLYRGATTVLMSADDFFTDPCRWLEAVDKYDVRISSAPGFAYRLCAREVTDEQVRGMDLARWEHAFVGGADPIEPEPLIEFAERFGPAGFRPEAVRVGYHITESTLFVSGTRPGRPLAVERFDPSRLEQNILLPAAADAAAARSLVSSGTVNGLDIRIVDPESASVLPDGRLGEIWIRGRSVARGYWRREVETDRVFGAATGDGEGGYLRTGDLGVIADAELYVLGRMREMLVVGGRSLYPHDMEKAVRTSDTRFADLTGTVFAVPSPRQEIVVLHEVQAETADPASLSTLARTVKDWLSRCFGVRVANVAFLHPGKVRKSPGGKVQRALMRELFMADALDPVYEDLDIETRRRYRAVRPALAVSHGKDFR from the coding sequence GTGGGAATCGTGGGTTTGGTGGAGCGGGTCATCCGACACGCCGGCCATGATCCGGACCGGGAGGCTGTCGTCCTGCTGCGCTGGGGTGAACGTGAGGAGCATTCGGAATCCCTGCGTTACGGCGAGCTGGACCAGGCGGCCCGGGAACTGGCCGGCCGACTGCGGGACCGCTGCCGGCCGGGTGATCGGGCACTGCTGCTCTATCCGACCGGTCTCGAGTTCGTCAAAAGCATCCTGGGCTGCATGTATGCCGGCGTCGTCCCGGTGCCGGCCCCGCTGCCCGACGGGGACAAGCACCACCTCATGCGGGCCACCGGAATCGCCCTGGACTCTGATCCGCGCATCGTGCTGACCGACAGCGCGAGCCTGGTCACGGTCTCCGACTGGATGAGCCAGGACGGGTTGGACCGGCTGCTCTGCACCGCCACCGACCTTGCCGGTCCGGCCGACCCGGGCGGATGGGACGGTCCGACGCACATCAGTCCGGCCGGGCTCGCGTTGCTGCGCTATACGACGGGTTCGACGAGCGACCCGAAAGGCGTAATGATCAGCAATGAGAATCTGGCGCACAACTTCGAGATATTTCGGGACACTTTTTCGCTGACTCCGGCGGACCGATGTCTCAGTTGGTTGCCGTTGCACGACGGGACCGGCCTGATCGAGATGCTTCTCGAACCGCTGTATCGCGGCGCCACCACCGTGCTCATGTCCGCCGACGATTTTTTCACCGATCCTTGCCGGTGGTTGGAAGCCGTTGACAAATACGACGTGCGGATCAGTTCGGCGCCCGGATTCGCATACCGTCTGTGTGCTCGCGAGGTGACCGACGAGCAGGTCAGAGGCATGGACCTGGCCCGCTGGGAGCACGCCTTCGTCGGCGGCGCGGACCCGATCGAGCCGGAGCCGCTGATCGAATTCGCCGAGCGATTCGGGCCGGCGGGTTTCCGCCCCGAGGCGGTCCGGGTCGGCTACCACATCACCGAGTCGACATTGTTCGTCTCCGGCACCCGACCCGGTCGGCCGTTGGCGGTGGAACGATTCGACCCGAGCCGGTTGGAACAGAACATCCTCCTGCCGGCGGCGGCCGACGCGGCGGCGGCTAGATCACTTGTCAGCAGCGGCACCGTAAATGGTCTTGACATCAGGATCGTCGACCCCGAGAGCGCCTCGGTATTGCCGGACGGGCGGCTCGGCGAGATCTGGATCCGGGGCCGGAGCGTGGCCCGCGGCTACTGGCGACGCGAGGTGGAGACCGACCGGGTCTTCGGGGCGGCCACCGGGGACGGCGAGGGCGGCTACCTGCGCACCGGTGACCTCGGCGTCATCGCCGACGCCGAGCTGTACGTGCTGGGCCGGATGCGCGAGATGCTCGTCGTCGGCGGCCGGAGCCTCTATCCGCACGACATGGAGAAGGCGGTACGCACCTCCGACACCCGGTTCGCCGACCTGACCGGCACGGTCTTCGCGGTGCCCTCACCCCGCCAGGAGATCGTGGTCCTGCACGAGGTCCAGGCGGAGACCGCCGACCCGGCGTCGCTGTCGACGCTGGCCCGTACGGTCAAGGACTGGCTCAGCCGCTGCTTCGGCGTACGGGTGGCGAACGTGGCGTTCCTGCACCCCGGCAAGGTGCGCAAGTCGCCCGGCGGCAAGGTGCAGCGTGCGCTGATGCGGGAGCTGTTCATGGCCGACGCCCTCGATCCGGTCTACGAGGACCTGGACATCGAGACCCGGCGCCGCTACCGGGCGGTCCGCCCGGCGCTCGCGGTGAGCCACGGCAAGGACTTCCGATGA
- a CDS encoding AfsR/SARP family transcriptional regulator — translation MSTIPSTPAPADNPEAGLAGHPRSGELEFRILGSVEVVDPTGVVELSASKVRTVLAVLLLARGRVVSDSRLAVVLWGDDPPVTAAAQIQTYVSRLRAKLAPDAEIVRQRPGYVLRVAPQRFDLVRFEELAARGRDALASRRPAEAAEALRAALALWRGPALAGVTEFLNDAERPRLEEARLAALGDRIEAELALGQHGRLVVELTGLVAADPLREQLRGQLMLTLYRCGRQADALASYQDYRRLLAEELGIDPGRELQDLHKSILAAEATLTLPAPEARVSVRPVSAEPLPARLPPDVADFTGRDREAAQVVALLRTRADNGGRRLACVIGGMAGLGKTALAIHVGHLLRSSYPDGQIYLDLRGAGPQPADPVDLLGTTLRALGVAVSEIPPSLAERVQLYQSRLAGRRVLVLLDNAASEQQVRPLLPESPSCAAMVTSRARLAALEGVPLIDLDVLEHRQALELLSKIVGAARVAAEPESAVRIVELCGHLPLGVRIAGARLTAKPHWRLARLADRLSSQRRRLDELRIGDLEVRASVALSLQGLGESARRAFRLLALLDAPRFAIWTAAVLLDVTLATARELLEQLVDARLLDVAQVDGSSQPRYFFHDLVRALAMEQAADEETADERYAALDRTFGSRPGPAGKENG, via the coding sequence ATGAGCACGATCCCGTCGACTCCGGCGCCGGCCGACAACCCCGAGGCGGGCCTGGCCGGCCACCCCCGGTCCGGGGAGCTGGAGTTCCGGATCCTCGGCTCGGTCGAGGTGGTCGACCCGACCGGTGTGGTCGAGCTGAGCGCGTCGAAGGTACGCACCGTGCTCGCCGTACTGCTACTCGCCCGGGGGCGGGTGGTCTCCGACTCGCGGCTCGCCGTCGTACTCTGGGGCGACGACCCGCCGGTCACCGCGGCGGCGCAGATCCAGACGTACGTCTCCCGGCTGCGCGCCAAGCTCGCCCCGGACGCCGAGATCGTCCGGCAGCGTCCCGGCTACGTGCTGCGGGTCGCGCCCCAGCGATTCGACCTGGTCCGGTTCGAGGAGCTGGCGGCGCGCGGTCGGGACGCCCTCGCGTCCCGGCGGCCGGCCGAGGCCGCCGAGGCGCTGCGCGCCGCGCTGGCGCTGTGGCGCGGTCCCGCCCTCGCCGGGGTCACCGAGTTCCTCAACGACGCCGAGCGGCCCCGGCTGGAGGAGGCGCGGTTGGCCGCGCTCGGCGACCGGATCGAGGCCGAACTCGCGCTCGGCCAGCACGGTCGGCTGGTCGTCGAACTGACCGGCCTGGTCGCCGCGGACCCGCTGCGTGAGCAGTTGCGCGGCCAGCTCATGCTGACCCTCTACCGCTGCGGCCGGCAGGCGGACGCGCTCGCCAGCTACCAGGACTACCGGCGGCTGCTCGCCGAGGAACTCGGTATCGACCCGGGTCGGGAGCTACAGGACCTGCACAAGTCGATCCTGGCCGCGGAGGCGACGCTCACGCTCCCGGCCCCGGAGGCCCGGGTCAGCGTCCGGCCCGTCTCGGCCGAGCCGCTGCCGGCCCGGCTTCCGCCGGACGTGGCCGACTTCACCGGCCGGGACCGGGAGGCCGCCCAGGTGGTCGCGCTGCTGCGCACCCGGGCGGACAACGGCGGGCGGCGGCTCGCCTGCGTGATCGGCGGGATGGCCGGGCTGGGCAAGACGGCCCTGGCGATCCACGTCGGACACCTGCTCCGGTCGTCGTACCCGGACGGGCAGATCTACCTGGACCTGCGGGGCGCCGGGCCGCAGCCGGCCGATCCCGTCGACCTGCTCGGCACCACCCTGCGGGCGCTCGGGGTGGCGGTGTCGGAGATCCCGCCGTCGCTGGCCGAGCGGGTCCAGCTCTACCAGAGCCGGCTGGCCGGCCGGCGGGTCCTGGTGCTGCTCGACAACGCCGCCAGCGAACAGCAGGTACGCCCACTGCTGCCGGAGAGCCCCAGCTGTGCGGCGATGGTGACCAGCCGGGCCCGGCTGGCGGCGCTGGAGGGCGTACCCCTGATCGACCTGGACGTGCTCGAACACCGGCAGGCGCTGGAGTTGCTCTCCAAGATCGTCGGTGCCGCCCGGGTGGCCGCCGAGCCGGAGTCCGCGGTACGCATCGTCGAACTCTGCGGTCACCTGCCGCTCGGGGTACGGATCGCGGGTGCCCGGCTCACCGCGAAGCCGCACTGGCGGCTGGCCCGGCTCGCCGACCGGCTCTCCAGTCAGCGTCGCCGGCTCGACGAACTCCGGATCGGCGACCTGGAGGTGCGGGCCAGTGTGGCGCTGAGCCTCCAGGGGCTCGGCGAGTCCGCCCGGCGTGCCTTCCGGCTGCTGGCCCTGCTGGACGCGCCCCGGTTCGCCATCTGGACCGCCGCGGTGCTGCTCGACGTCACCCTCGCCACGGCGCGGGAGCTGCTGGAGCAACTCGTCGACGCCCGGCTGTTGGACGTCGCACAGGTCGACGGGTCGAGCCAGCCCCGGTACTTCTTCCACGACCTGGTCCGGGCGCTGGCGATGGAACAGGCCGCCGACGAGGAGACGGCCGACGAGCGGTACGCGGCGCTGGACCGCACGTTCGGCAGCCGTCCTGGTCCGGCCGGCAAGGAGAACGGGTGA
- a CDS encoding alpha/beta fold hydrolase, with amino-acid sequence MSSRYGRVTTDWFLRFAAAPRATVRLICFPHAGGGAAGYRRFAELVPDTIEVLAVQYPGRQNRYGEPVIDDMTLLADEIVGAVERELTGPVVFFGHSMGAVVAFEVARRLRGGEPVTVRRLFASAGPAPSARSSLGVHLRDDDGVVAYIRELGGSGVEMLEIDEIRQLTLPMVRGDLRLIETYRYAGGEPLNCPITAIVGDRDHTFTAADARRWVVHTTAGLDVHSLPGGHFYLDDQADRLVPLLVERVMPR; translated from the coding sequence GTGAGCAGCAGGTACGGCAGGGTCACGACCGACTGGTTCCTCCGCTTCGCGGCCGCGCCCCGGGCCACGGTCCGGCTGATCTGCTTTCCGCACGCCGGTGGCGGGGCGGCCGGGTACCGGCGCTTCGCCGAACTCGTCCCCGACACGATCGAGGTGCTCGCGGTGCAGTACCCGGGCCGGCAGAACCGGTACGGCGAACCGGTCATCGACGACATGACGCTGCTGGCCGACGAGATCGTCGGGGCGGTCGAGCGGGAGCTGACCGGGCCGGTGGTGTTCTTCGGGCACAGCATGGGTGCGGTGGTCGCCTTCGAGGTGGCCCGCCGGTTGCGCGGCGGCGAGCCGGTGACGGTGCGCCGACTCTTCGCCTCGGCCGGCCCGGCCCCCTCGGCCCGGAGCTCGCTGGGAGTGCACCTGCGCGACGACGACGGGGTGGTGGCGTACATCCGGGAACTCGGCGGCAGCGGGGTGGAGATGTTGGAGATCGACGAGATCCGGCAGTTGACCCTGCCGATGGTCCGGGGTGACCTGCGGTTGATCGAGACCTATCGCTATGCCGGCGGCGAGCCGTTGAACTGCCCGATCACCGCCATCGTCGGGGACCGCGACCACACCTTCACCGCCGCCGACGCCCGGCGCTGGGTGGTGCACACCACCGCCGGGCTGGACGTGCACTCGCTGCCCGGCGGTCACTTCTATCTGGACGACCAGGCGGACCGGCTGGTGCCGCTGCTGGTCGAGCGGGTCATGCCCCGCTGA
- a CDS encoding NAD(P)H-binding protein, with amino-acid sequence MRIAVAGATGNIGARTVAALERAGQEVVRISRAQGVDLSIGEGLERALTGVDTVVDVSNGPATDRAEAVDFFGTATRNLLAAGERAGVRHHVLLSIVGIDRVEGNAHYAGKREQERLVAAGPLPWTIVPATQFHDFAAMVAGWTERDGVATIAPLLVQPIAPADVADVLAEIAVGEPRGRHPDVAGPEPQDLVDMARRTNEARGHRVRLVPTWSGLFGPAMAGTVLLPGEGARITPTTFDEWLAEQRQDHTSDRHADAEPHPTSGPAAR; translated from the coding sequence ATGCGAATCGCAGTCGCCGGGGCGACCGGGAACATCGGCGCCCGCACCGTCGCCGCCCTCGAACGGGCCGGGCAGGAGGTGGTGCGCATCAGCCGCGCGCAGGGCGTGGATCTGTCGATTGGAGAAGGACTCGAGCGCGCCCTCACCGGCGTCGACACGGTCGTCGACGTCAGCAACGGGCCGGCCACCGACCGGGCCGAGGCGGTGGACTTCTTCGGCACCGCCACCCGGAACCTGCTCGCCGCCGGGGAGCGGGCCGGCGTCCGGCACCACGTCCTGCTCTCGATCGTGGGGATCGACCGGGTCGAGGGCAACGCGCACTACGCCGGCAAGCGCGAGCAGGAGCGCCTGGTGGCCGCCGGCCCACTGCCCTGGACTATCGTCCCGGCCACCCAGTTCCACGACTTCGCCGCGATGGTCGCCGGTTGGACCGAGCGGGACGGCGTCGCGACGATCGCACCGCTGCTCGTGCAGCCGATCGCACCCGCGGACGTCGCCGACGTCCTCGCCGAGATCGCGGTGGGCGAGCCACGGGGCCGCCACCCCGACGTCGCCGGCCCGGAACCGCAGGACCTCGTCGACATGGCACGACGCACCAACGAGGCGCGCGGCCACCGGGTGAGGCTCGTACCGACCTGGTCCGGGCTCTTCGGCCCGGCGATGGCCGGCACCGTACTGCTGCCCGGCGAAGGCGCCCGCATCACGCCGACCACCTTCGACGAGTGGCTCGCGGAACAGCGCCAGGACCACACGTCAGACCGGCACGCCGACGCCGAACCACACCCGACATCCGGACCGGCGGCGCGCTGA
- a CDS encoding Rrf2 family transcriptional regulator — protein MKLPVSTEWLLHCAATLAQLDPGATASAAQLAQYYDIPAAYLAKQLQGLVKAGVLVATTGPRGGFRLARPAAEITLLRIVEAVDGTSPPYECREIRQQGLGALAPEECRNTCVLAQKMAEAHDAWRRSLAGVSLADIIATLPPAAPARTRSRLASATGSPPSRRSPGPAAADPPPRRSR, from the coding sequence GTGAAGTTGCCGGTGAGCACCGAATGGCTGTTGCACTGCGCCGCGACGCTGGCGCAGCTCGATCCCGGAGCCACCGCGTCGGCGGCGCAGCTCGCGCAGTACTACGACATCCCGGCGGCCTACCTGGCCAAGCAACTGCAAGGACTCGTCAAGGCCGGCGTGCTGGTCGCGACGACCGGTCCACGCGGCGGGTTCCGGCTCGCCCGACCGGCGGCCGAGATCACACTGCTGCGGATCGTGGAGGCGGTCGACGGCACCTCCCCGCCGTACGAGTGCCGCGAGATCCGCCAGCAGGGACTGGGAGCACTCGCTCCAGAGGAGTGCCGCAACACCTGCGTGCTCGCCCAGAAGATGGCCGAGGCACACGACGCGTGGCGGCGCAGCCTTGCCGGCGTCTCGCTCGCCGACATCATCGCGACGCTGCCTCCGGCAGCACCGGCCCGCACCAGGTCCCGCCTGGCGTCGGCGACGGGTTCCCCGCCGTCGCGCCGATCGCCGGGACCGGCCGCCGCCGACCCGCCGCCCCGACGAAGTCGGTGA